One Mesorhizobium sp. J428 DNA segment encodes these proteins:
- the ftsW gene encoding putative lipid II flippase FtsW encodes MTSRTDRGLVSNWWWTIDRWFLSAFLALMVLGIVLSFAASPAVAERIGLEEYHFVTRQIVFMLPALAVMLGVSFLEPRQIRRLAILLLVASIVLMVLALFIGVEIKGSRRWVSLAGISLQPSEFLKPAFVVICAWLFAEHARQPDIPGNLFAMILLGVVVTLLVAQPDLGQTMLIVGTWGVMFFMAGMAWIWIIVLGALGAGGAFLAYTVFPHVAGRIDRFLTGEGDTFQTDMARDAMISGGWFGRGPGEGVSKRILPDSHTDFIFSVAAEEFGLVLCFLLVALFAFIVLRGLKIALREYDDFTRFAVAGLVIQFGLQSIINMSVNLHLMPAKGMTLPFISYGGSSLVAMALSMGMVLALTRKRPETRRSSFGAFDSRMMPAE; translated from the coding sequence ATGACCAGCCGCACCGATCGCGGATTAGTTTCCAACTGGTGGTGGACGATCGACCGCTGGTTCCTGTCGGCCTTCCTGGCCCTGATGGTGCTGGGCATCGTGCTCTCCTTCGCGGCGAGCCCGGCGGTTGCCGAGCGCATCGGGCTCGAGGAATACCACTTCGTCACCCGCCAGATCGTCTTCATGCTGCCGGCACTGGCGGTGATGCTCGGGGTATCCTTCCTAGAGCCGCGCCAAATCAGGCGGCTCGCAATCCTGCTGCTGGTCGCCTCGATCGTGCTGATGGTGCTGGCGCTGTTCATCGGCGTCGAGATCAAGGGCTCGCGCCGCTGGGTGTCGCTCGCCGGCATCTCGCTGCAGCCGTCTGAGTTCCTGAAGCCGGCCTTCGTCGTCATCTGCGCCTGGCTGTTCGCCGAACACGCGCGCCAGCCGGATATCCCCGGCAACCTGTTCGCCATGATCCTGCTCGGCGTCGTGGTGACGCTGCTGGTCGCCCAGCCGGACCTCGGCCAGACTATGCTCATCGTCGGCACCTGGGGTGTGATGTTCTTCATGGCAGGCATGGCCTGGATCTGGATCATCGTGCTCGGCGCGCTCGGCGCGGGTGGCGCATTCTTGGCCTACACCGTCTTCCCGCACGTCGCCGGCCGTATCGACCGCTTCCTGACGGGCGAGGGCGACACGTTCCAGACCGACATGGCGCGCGACGCGATGATCAGCGGCGGCTGGTTCGGCCGCGGGCCAGGCGAGGGCGTGTCGAAGCGCATCCTGCCCGACAGCCACACCGACTTCATCTTCTCGGTCGCGGCGGAGGAGTTCGGCCTGGTGCTGTGCTTCCTGCTGGTCGCGCTCTTTGCCTTCATCGTGCTCCGGGGCCTCAAGATCGCGCTGCGCGAATATGACGACTTCACCCGCTTCGCGGTCGCCGGCCTCGTCATCCAGTTCGGCCTTCAGTCGATCATCAACATGAGCGTCAACCTGCACCTGATGCCGGCCAAGGGCATGACGCTGCCGTTCATCTCCTATGGCGGCTCCTCGCTGGTGGCGATGGCGCTCTCGATGGGCATGGTGCTGGCGCTGACCCGCAAGCGGCCCGAGACGCGGCGCTCCAGCTTCGGCGCCTTCGACAGCCGCATGATGCCGGCCGAGTAG
- the mraY gene encoding phospho-N-acetylmuramoyl-pentapeptide-transferase translates to MLTFLVGFADQISAFNVFRYITFRVGGALITSALIVFMFGPTIINSLRIRQGKGQPIRADGPQTHFKKAGTPTMGGLMIMSGIIGSTLLWANLASVYVWVVLFVTISFGAIGFYDDYMKVTKQSHLGVSGRVRLAIEFTVAGIAAYVIMRAGTAPFSSSLTFPFVKDFIVNLGWFFIPFGAVVMVGAGNAVNLTDGLDGLAIVPVMIAAASFGVIAYLAGNAVFADYLQIHFTPGTGELAVVLGAVIGAGLGFLWFNAPPAAIFMGDTGSLALGGLIGSIAVATKHEIVLAIIGGLFVMEAMSVIIQVGYFKMTGRRVFLMAPIHHHFEKLGWTESQIVIRFWIIAVILALIGLSTLKLR, encoded by the coding sequence ATGCTCACGTTTCTCGTTGGTTTCGCCGACCAGATCTCGGCGTTCAACGTCTTCCGCTACATCACCTTCCGCGTGGGAGGAGCGCTGATCACGTCGGCGCTGATCGTGTTCATGTTCGGTCCGACGATCATCAACTCGCTGCGCATCCGGCAGGGCAAGGGCCAGCCGATCCGCGCCGACGGCCCGCAGACCCATTTCAAGAAGGCCGGCACACCGACCATGGGCGGGTTGATGATCATGAGCGGCATCATCGGCTCGACGCTTTTGTGGGCCAATCTCGCCAGCGTCTATGTCTGGGTGGTGCTCTTCGTGACGATCTCGTTCGGCGCGATCGGCTTCTACGACGACTACATGAAGGTGACGAAGCAGTCGCATCTCGGCGTCTCCGGCCGGGTGCGCCTCGCGATCGAGTTCACCGTCGCCGGCATCGCCGCCTATGTGATCATGCGGGCGGGCACCGCGCCGTTCTCCTCGTCGCTGACCTTTCCCTTCGTGAAGGACTTCATCGTCAATCTCGGCTGGTTCTTCATTCCCTTCGGCGCCGTCGTCATGGTCGGCGCGGGCAATGCCGTGAACCTGACCGACGGCCTCGATGGGCTTGCCATCGTGCCGGTGATGATTGCGGCCGCCTCGTTCGGTGTCATCGCCTATCTCGCCGGCAACGCGGTCTTCGCCGACTACCTGCAGATCCATTTCACGCCGGGCACGGGCGAACTCGCCGTGGTGCTCGGAGCGGTGATTGGCGCGGGCCTCGGCTTCCTCTGGTTCAACGCTCCGCCTGCGGCGATCTTCATGGGCGACACGGGTTCGCTCGCTCTCGGCGGCCTGATCGGCTCGATCGCCGTGGCCACCAAGCACGAGATCGTGCTCGCCATCATCGGCGGCCTGTTCGTCATGGAGGCGATGTCGGTGATCATCCAGGTCGGGTATTTCAAGATGACCGGCCGGCGCGTCTTCCTGATGGCACCGATCCATCACCATTTCGAGAAGCTCGGCTGGACCGAGAGCCAGATCGTGATCCGCTTCTGGATCATCGCCGTCATCCTGGCCCTCATCGGCCTCTCGACCCTGAAGCTGCGCTGA
- the murD gene encoding UDP-N-acetylmuramoyl-L-alanine--D-glutamate ligase gives MIPATSLSGKKVALFGLGGSGIATARALIDGGADVTAWDDNPESVTKAGAQGISTVDLRQVDWSGFASFVLSPGVPLTHPKPHWTVDLARGAGVEVIGDIELFARERRRASPDAPFIAITGTNGKSTTTALTAHMLSSAGRDTQMGGNIGRAVMTLDPPTPDRHYVVECSSYQIDLAPSVNPTAGLLLNLTPDHLDRHGTMQHYAAIKERLVAGSETAIIGVDDIYCAQVADRLERAGHDVIRISKRLAVTDGYFADGFALLRAQGGRITQIATLEDIGSLRGQHNAQNALAAVAACLRVGLDLKDIQHGLDSFPGLAHRMEQIGRKGNVLFVNDSKATNADAAAPALSSFPRIYWIAGGLPKEGGIEPLRSFFPRIARAYLIGEAAPAFSATLGEAVPYEISGTLAAAVEHAAADAAKDEAGDVVVLLSPACASFDQFKNFEVRGDAFRAAVLALDGIEPIGGTR, from the coding sequence ATGATCCCGGCCACCTCCCTCTCCGGCAAGAAGGTCGCGCTGTTCGGGCTCGGCGGCTCGGGCATCGCCACCGCGCGCGCGCTGATCGACGGCGGGGCGGACGTCACTGCGTGGGACGACAATCCCGAAAGCGTGACCAAGGCCGGTGCCCAAGGCATTTCGACGGTCGATCTCAGGCAGGTGGACTGGTCCGGCTTCGCCTCCTTCGTCCTGTCGCCCGGCGTGCCGCTGACCCATCCGAAGCCGCACTGGACGGTGGACCTGGCGCGCGGTGCCGGCGTGGAAGTCATCGGCGACATCGAGCTCTTCGCCCGAGAGCGCCGCCGCGCCTCGCCCGACGCGCCGTTCATCGCCATCACCGGCACCAACGGCAAGTCCACGACCACGGCGCTGACCGCGCACATGCTCTCCTCGGCCGGGCGCGACACGCAGATGGGCGGAAATATCGGCCGCGCCGTGATGACGCTCGATCCGCCGACGCCCGACCGGCACTACGTGGTCGAGTGCTCGTCCTACCAGATCGACCTCGCGCCGTCGGTCAACCCGACCGCGGGCCTGCTGCTCAACCTGACGCCGGACCATCTCGACCGGCACGGCACGATGCAGCACTACGCTGCGATCAAGGAACGGCTGGTGGCGGGCAGCGAGACAGCGATCATCGGCGTCGACGACATCTACTGCGCCCAGGTCGCCGACCGGCTCGAGCGGGCGGGCCACGACGTGATCCGCATCTCCAAGCGGCTCGCCGTTACCGACGGCTACTTCGCCGACGGCTTCGCGCTGCTGAGGGCACAGGGCGGCCGGATCACCCAGATCGCGACGCTTGAGGACATCGGCTCGCTGCGTGGCCAGCACAATGCGCAGAACGCGCTCGCCGCGGTCGCGGCCTGTCTCAGGGTCGGGCTCGACCTGAAGGACATCCAGCACGGGCTCGACAGCTTTCCCGGCCTCGCGCATCGCATGGAGCAGATCGGCCGCAAGGGCAACGTGCTCTTCGTCAACGATTCCAAGGCGACCAATGCCGATGCGGCGGCTCCCGCGCTGTCGAGCTTCCCGCGCATCTACTGGATCGCCGGCGGCCTGCCCAAGGAGGGCGGCATCGAGCCTTTGCGCTCCTTCTTCCCGCGCATTGCGCGTGCCTATCTGATCGGCGAGGCGGCGCCCGCCTTCTCCGCCACGCTGGGCGAAGCAGTGCCCTACGAGATCTCAGGCACGCTCGCGGCGGCCGTGGAGCACGCCGCGGCGGACGCCGCGAAGGACGAGGCCGGCGACGTGGTGGTGCTTCTCTCACCCGCCTGCGCGAGCTTCGACCAGTTCAAGAATTTCGAGGTCAGGGGCGATGCGTTCCGCGCCGCCGTGCTGGCGCTCGACGGCATAGAGCCCATCGGAGGGACACGCTGA
- a CDS encoding UDP-N-acetylmuramoyl-L-alanyl-D-glutamate--2,6-diaminopimelate ligase produces MHLKDFAGILPLGDGSTASVEVLGLTADSRGVAPGFLFAALTGTKADGASYAADAVAKGASAIIAARNAALGDLPIPILRVDDPRHTLALAAARFYGAQPATMAAVTGTSGKTSVVSFLRQIWAHAGLQAASIGTTGVVAPGRDDYGTLTTPDPVALHLLLRELADVGVTHAAMEASSHGLDQRRLDGVKLSAAGFTNLGRDHMDYHPTVEDYHRAKLRLFDTLLPKGAPAVIFADDAWSEPTVAAANKAGRIVLTVGRKGDFLRLKRLEHERHRQRAEIEFSGALYEVDLPLAGDFQMSNALVAAGLAMATGVKAETALAALEHLKGAPGRLDLVGTTRSGAPVYVDYAHKPEALENVLLSVRPFTTGKVVVVFGCGGDRDKGKRPIMGGIASRLADIVIVTDDNPRSEVPATIRAEILANAPGAIEIGDRREAIRHAIDLLGAGDTLIVAGKGHEEGQTVGSVTHPFSDHHEVRVALTGRAA; encoded by the coding sequence ATGCATCTGAAGGATTTTGCCGGAATTCTGCCGCTGGGCGACGGGTCGACCGCGTCCGTCGAAGTGCTTGGGCTGACCGCTGATTCCCGTGGCGTCGCGCCCGGATTCCTCTTTGCCGCCCTGACTGGAACGAAGGCTGACGGCGCGTCCTATGCCGCTGACGCGGTGGCGAAGGGCGCATCGGCCATCATCGCCGCGCGCAACGCCGCGCTCGGCGATCTCCCGATTCCGATCCTGCGGGTAGACGATCCAAGGCACACGCTCGCGCTCGCCGCCGCGCGCTTCTACGGCGCGCAGCCGGCGACGATGGCCGCGGTCACCGGCACGAGCGGCAAGACCTCGGTCGTCTCCTTCCTACGCCAGATCTGGGCGCATGCCGGGCTCCAGGCGGCCAGCATCGGCACGACGGGCGTCGTGGCGCCCGGCCGCGACGACTACGGCACGCTGACCACGCCCGATCCCGTCGCGCTGCACCTCCTGCTCAGGGAACTGGCAGACGTGGGCGTCACCCACGCCGCGATGGAAGCCTCCAGCCATGGGCTCGACCAGCGCCGTCTTGACGGCGTGAAGCTGTCGGCCGCCGGCTTCACCAATCTCGGCCGCGACCACATGGATTATCATCCGACGGTCGAGGACTATCACCGCGCCAAGCTGCGCCTGTTCGACACGCTGCTGCCCAAGGGCGCGCCGGCGGTGATCTTCGCCGACGACGCTTGGTCCGAGCCGACGGTCGCGGCGGCGAACAAGGCCGGCCGGATCGTGCTCACGGTCGGGCGCAAGGGCGATTTCCTGCGCCTCAAGCGCCTGGAGCATGAGCGCCATCGCCAGCGCGCCGAGATCGAATTCTCCGGCGCACTCTACGAGGTCGACCTGCCGCTTGCCGGCGATTTCCAGATGTCGAACGCGCTCGTTGCCGCCGGCCTCGCCATGGCGACCGGCGTCAAGGCCGAGACAGCACTCGCAGCACTCGAGCATCTCAAGGGCGCGCCCGGGCGGCTCGACCTCGTCGGCACCACGCGAAGCGGCGCGCCGGTCTATGTCGACTATGCGCACAAGCCCGAGGCGCTGGAGAACGTGCTCCTGTCGGTGCGGCCGTTCACCACCGGCAAGGTGGTGGTCGTGTTCGGCTGCGGCGGCGACCGCGACAAGGGCAAGCGGCCGATCATGGGCGGCATCGCCAGCCGGCTTGCCGACATCGTCATCGTCACGGATGACAATCCGCGCTCCGAAGTTCCTGCAACCATCCGCGCCGAGATTCTCGCCAATGCGCCCGGCGCGATCGAGATCGGCGACCGCCGCGAGGCGATCCGCCATGCGATCGACCTGCTCGGCGCCGGCGACACGCTGATCGTCGCCGGCAAGGGGCATGAGGAAGGCCAGACGGTCGGCTCGGTCACGCATCCCTTCTCCGATCATCACGAAGTCCGCGTCGCGCTGACGGGGAGGGCGGCATGA